The Cynocephalus volans isolate mCynVol1 chromosome 2, mCynVol1.pri, whole genome shotgun sequence genome window below encodes:
- the LOC134369972 gene encoding survival of motor neuron protein isoform X2 has translation MAMGGGGGGGAGVTEQEDSVLFRRGTGQHALKNGDICETSDKPKGTPKRKPAKKNKSQKKNTATLLKQWKVGDKCSAIWSEDGCIYPATIASVDFKRGTCVVVYTGYGNKEEQNLSDLFSPTSEVANNIEQNAQENENESQASTDESENLSRSPGNKPNNSKSKTTPWNSFLPPPPPMPASGLGPGKPGLKFNGPPPPPPPPPPPHFLSCWLPPFPSGPPIIPPPPPICPDSLDDADALGSMLISWYMSGYHTGYYMGFKQNQKEGRCSHFN, from the exons ATGGCGATGGGCGGTGGGGGTGGTGGCGGCGCCGGCGTAACGGAGCAGGAGGACTCGGTGCTGTTCCGGCGTGGCACAGGCCAG CATGCTCTAAAGAATGGTGACATCTGTGAAACTTCAGATAAACCAAAAGGCACACCTAAAAGAAAACCTGCTAAgaagaataaaagccaaaaaaagaatACCGCAACTCTCTTGAAACAG TGGAAAGTTGGTGACAAATGTTCTGCCATTTGGTCAGAAGATGGCTGCATTTACCCAGCTACCATTGCTTCAGTTGATTTTAAGAGAGGAACCTGTGTTGTGGTTTACACTGGCTATGGAAATAAAGAAGAGCAAAATCTGTCTGATCTATTTTCTCCAACCTCTGAAGTAGCTAATAATATAGAACAGAATGCTCAAGAG aatgaaaatgaaagtcaAGCTTCAACGGATGAGAGTGAAAACTTGTCCAGGTCTCCTGGAAATAAACCAAATAATAGCAAGTCAAAAACTACTCCGTGGAACTCTTTTCTCCCTCCACCACCCCCCATGCCAGCGTCAGGACTAGGACCAGGAAAG CCAGGTTTAAAATTCAAtggcccaccaccaccaccaccaccacccccaccaccccacttCCTATCATGCTGGCTGCCTCCATTTCCTTCTGGACCACCA ATaattcccccaccacctcccataTGTCCAGATTCTCTTGATGATGCTGATGCTTTGGGAAGTATGTTAATCTCTTGGTACATGAGTGGCTATCATACTGGTTATTATATG GGTTtcaaacaaaatcaaaaagaagGAAGGTGCTCACATTTCAATTAA
- the LOC134369972 gene encoding survival of motor neuron protein isoform X1 — protein sequence MAMGGGGGGGAGVTEQEDSVLFRRGTGQSDDSDIWDDTALIKAYDKAVASFKHALKNGDICETSDKPKGTPKRKPAKKNKSQKKNTATLLKQWKVGDKCSAIWSEDGCIYPATIASVDFKRGTCVVVYTGYGNKEEQNLSDLFSPTSEVANNIEQNAQENENESQASTDESENLSRSPGNKPNNSKSKTTPWNSFLPPPPPMPASGLGPGKPGLKFNGPPPPPPPPPPPHFLSCWLPPFPSGPPIIPPPPPICPDSLDDADALGSMLISWYMSGYHTGYYMGFKQNQKEGRCSHFN from the exons ATGGCGATGGGCGGTGGGGGTGGTGGCGGCGCCGGCGTAACGGAGCAGGAGGACTCGGTGCTGTTCCGGCGTGGCACAGGCCAG AGTGATGATTCTGACATTTGGGATGATACAGCATTGATAAAAGCTTATGATAAAGCTGTGGCTTCATTTAAG CATGCTCTAAAGAATGGTGACATCTGTGAAACTTCAGATAAACCAAAAGGCACACCTAAAAGAAAACCTGCTAAgaagaataaaagccaaaaaaagaatACCGCAACTCTCTTGAAACAG TGGAAAGTTGGTGACAAATGTTCTGCCATTTGGTCAGAAGATGGCTGCATTTACCCAGCTACCATTGCTTCAGTTGATTTTAAGAGAGGAACCTGTGTTGTGGTTTACACTGGCTATGGAAATAAAGAAGAGCAAAATCTGTCTGATCTATTTTCTCCAACCTCTGAAGTAGCTAATAATATAGAACAGAATGCTCAAGAG aatgaaaatgaaagtcaAGCTTCAACGGATGAGAGTGAAAACTTGTCCAGGTCTCCTGGAAATAAACCAAATAATAGCAAGTCAAAAACTACTCCGTGGAACTCTTTTCTCCCTCCACCACCCCCCATGCCAGCGTCAGGACTAGGACCAGGAAAG CCAGGTTTAAAATTCAAtggcccaccaccaccaccaccaccacccccaccaccccacttCCTATCATGCTGGCTGCCTCCATTTCCTTCTGGACCACCA ATaattcccccaccacctcccataTGTCCAGATTCTCTTGATGATGCTGATGCTTTGGGAAGTATGTTAATCTCTTGGTACATGAGTGGCTATCATACTGGTTATTATATG GGTTtcaaacaaaatcaaaaagaagGAAGGTGCTCACATTTCAATTAA